From Triticum aestivum cultivar Chinese Spring chromosome 4A, IWGSC CS RefSeq v2.1, whole genome shotgun sequence, a single genomic window includes:
- the LOC123082787 gene encoding desmethyl-deoxy-podophyllotoxin synthase-like codes for MEVSSSCLVALATVIIFAWFLKKLTAWSGGKSKSKRPRLPPGPWTLPIIGSLHHLLGGLPHRRMMELSRLHGPLMFLRFGEVPNVVVSSAEAAELVMKTHDLTFATRPRSATIDVISGGGKGIALAPYGDHWRQMRKICIMELLSVKQVKRMESIRSQGVTKLLRSVADAAASSSGIVNLSNLVAVLSNDITARAVFGGMCAQQSEYRRELGQIVKLIGGFCRADLFPSSRLVRWLSSGERNLRKSYGGMQRIIDNIIDGRKAERESHVGCSADDEDLLAVLLWLKEEDSLAFPLTSESIGAVITDIFGAGSESSSTTLVWAMSELMKNPEEMAKAQIEVQKVLGRGRVVITNADLGELHYLQMIIKEVLRLHPPATLLVPREARDNCEIMGYDIPKGTKIHVNAFTISRDPRYWENPETFKPERFSNNNIDYKGTNFEFTPFGARRRLCPGMLFGTSTLEIALANLLYYFDWVLPDGACPYTLDMSEKFGITVSRRYDLQLIAIPST; via the exons ATGGAGGTGTCAAGCTCGTGTCTTGTTGCCTTAGCCACGGTAATCATCTTTGCTTGGTTTCTTAAGAAGCTTACTGCTTGGTCCGGCGGCAAAAGCAAATCCAAGAGGCCGCGGCTGCCCCCGGGGCCATGGACGCTTCCGATCATCGGCAGCCTCCACCACCTCTtgggtggcctcccgcaccgtcgGATGATGGAGCTGTCTCGCCTGCACGGGCCTCTCATGTTCCTCAGGTTCGGAGAGGTCCCGAACGTGGTGGTCTCCAGCGCCGAGGCGGCGGAGCTGGTGATGAAGACGCACGACCTCACGTTCGCGACTCGGCCGCGGAGCGCGACGATCGATGTTATCAGCGGTGGTGGCAAGGGGATCGCGTTGGCCCCGTACGGCGACCATTGGCGGCAGATGCGGAAGATATGCATTATGGAGCTTCTGAGCGTCAAGCAGGTGAAGCGCATGGAGTCCATCAGGTCACAGGGGGTGACGAAGCTCCTCCGGTCCGTCGCTGACGCCGCCGCCTCCAGTTCCGGCATCGTCAACCTCAGCAACCTGGTGGCGGTGCTCTCCAACGACATCACGGCGCGAGCGGTGTTCGGTGGCATGTGCGCGCAGCAGAGCGAGTACCGCCGCGAATTGGGCCAGATCGTTAAACTCATCGGAGGTTTCTGCCGGGCCGACCTTTTCCCGTCGTCGCGGCTAGTGCGGTGGCTGAGCTCAGGGGAGCGCAACCTGAGGAAGAGCTATGGCGGTATGCAGCGCATCATCGACAACATCATCGATGGACGCAAGGCTGAGCGTGAGTCCCACGTCGGCTGCAGTGCCGACGATGAAGACCTGCTGGCTGTGCTGCTCTGGCTCAAGGAGGAGGACTCGTTGGCATTCCCTCTAACCTCAGAGAGTATAGGGGCCGTCATCACT GACATATTTGGAGCTGGTAGTGAATCTTCATCGACCACTTTGGTGTGGGCTATGTCGGAGCTCATGAAAAACCCTGAAGAGATGGCGAAGGCTCAAATAGAAGTTCAGAAAGTGCTAGGTCGAGGACGTGTTGTCATCACAAATGCTGATCTTGGTGAACTCCATTACTTACAGATGATCATCAAGGAAGTGCTTAGGTTACATCCTCCTGCTACTCTGCTCGTCCCTCGAGAGGCTAGAGACAACTGTGAAATCATGGGTTATGACATTCCTAAGGGCACCAAAATACATGTTAATGCCTTCACAATTTCTAGGGATCCTAGATATTGGGAAAATCCTGAAACCTTCAAACCAGAGAGATTCAGCAACAACAATATAGATTATAAGGGAACAAACTTTGAGTTCACTCCCTTCGGTGCTAGGCGACGCCTGTGCCCTGGGATGTTGTTTGGCACATCAACCTTGGAGATCGCATTGGCGAATCTTCTCTACTACTTTGACTGGGTGCTTCCTGATGGGGCATGCCCGTACACATTAGACATGTCCGAGAAATTTGGGATAACTGTAAGTAGAAGATATGACTTGCAGCTCATAGCTATTCCAAGTACATAG